In the genome of Bremerella sp. P1, the window GCTTCAATGCCGTAGTGATTGCGGATGCGTTCCATGCGATCGGCGTCGTCGTTTTCATTGCGAATCACGGCCACGGTATGATCGTGGATATCTCGAAGGCCTTGCGTTAGCAAATGGGGATCTTTCACGGCTGCCTTGAGCACGTCTCGATCGATTCCTTGCTCGGCACCCATTTTAAGACTCAAGTTCAAACACGGGCCGCAGTCTTCCGTTTTCATCACAGCAATTTTCGCCACGAAAAACGCATCGAGCGGCAACACCTTATGAAAGTTCGGCATGGCCTGCGCCGCCGCGAATGTTTGGAACGCTTCCGGCGAGTCCTCGAGCAATTGAATAATGTAACCGTTGTCGTAATCAAAGTGTTGAGCGAACTGCTCCAGCGCTGTTCGCGCTTCCAAAGTATCCATGATCGTCCTCGGTTTTCTGGTAGTTCCCGTTGGCACAAGACTCCTCAATTCACTTAACCAGACGAATTGGCTGCCCAATGTGTGACAAGCGATCAACAAAAACGCTTGAATTCAATCGCCATTAGATCGTTTGCTCGGAAAATCTCAGGCGTTAAGATAGGTTCTCACTCCCACCCCAACTGCCTGCCAGAGAATGCCTCATGAAACCAATCACCATCGCCATCATCGCGCTGCTTACCCTTGGATTTGTCGCGTCGACGACTAACGCAGAGCCCCCCAAGTCGCAAATCGCCTTGCCACCCACTCCTGGAAATCCTCGCAACAGCGAAGGGGACGTGGTTCAGCTTAAAAATGGGGATGTGCTTTTGATCTACACGCACTTCTTCGGCGGTTCAGGCGATCATGCCAAGGCCCACTTGGCCAGCCGGATTTCGCACGATGGCGGAGCGACCTGGTCGAAGGAGGATAAGATCGTCGTCCCCAACGAAGGCGGTCTCAACGTCATGTCGGTATCTTTGTTGCGACTCGCCGATGGCCGGTTGGCACTGTTTTACTTACGCAAGAATGCCCACGACGATTGCCGCCCGCAAATGAGAATCAGCGCCGACGAAGGAAAGACCTGGGGCGAAGCGGTCGGCGTGATTTCTGATGAAGATTTCGGCTATTACATTTTGAACAACGATCGTGTCGTTCAGCTCAACAGCGGCCGACTCATCGCGCCGGTCTCGCAACATGTTGGCCCTGGAATGCCGAAACGGAACAATGCTGGGGCAATGCTCGTCTACTACTCCGATGACTTCGGAAAGTCCTGGAAGCGCAGTGCCGCGGCGCCGCGTCCCCCCAAACGCAATGACCGAGACGTGATGACTCAGGAACCGGGAGTGGTCGAGCTTAAGGATGGGCGTCTCATGATGTGGTGCCGAACCGATGCCGGTAGCCAGTTCATTTCCGTCAGCGAGGACAATGGAGCAACCTGGTCGCAACTCGAGCCCTCGAACATGCAGTCTCCCTTATCGCCGGCGACGATCGAACGTATTCCTTCAACCGGTGACCTGCTGCTGATCTGGAATGATCACTCTGACATCGATGCATCCCTTCGTGGCAAGAGAACGCCGCTGAAGTCCGCGATCTCGAAAGACGATGGCAAGACCTGGACGCATGTCAAAACGCTGGAAGACAAGCCAACCGGTTGGTACTGCTACATCGCGTTGGATTTCATCGATGGCCACGCCGTAATGGCCTACTGTGCCGGCGACCGCCGAGAGAACAACGGGCTGGCGGTCACCAATACCCAGCGTTTACCGATCGCTTGGTTTTACGAGTAACGCTGGCGACGTTAGTTCAACTCAAACTCGAACGCGTTGCCTTTGTCAGTGGCGGTTACGGAGGCCGAAAGCCCGGACGACTTGTAGTTGCCGTACTTCTGTGGCAGATGATGGATCGTCTTGATCTCGGCCTGGGACATGGGATCGTTGAGGTCGGCTTCTTTGATCACTTCGATCTCGTCCTTGCTGATCTTGACGCGATGCTCGCCCAGCACTGCGCCGTCTCCACGGTCAAACGTTGTTAGCACAGCGACACCTTCGGCATTGGTTGTACCTGAGGCACTTCGCTGCTGGTCGACCGAACTGAATGAAACCCGTGCCCCTTCAACCGGCTGTCCATCCTGGGTCACCTTCGCGGTTGCAGGACAAACGTCGATACCAGGGTTGTGGCTAACCTCGTTCGGGCCACATCCGATGGCCGAGGCAAACAAAAGACACGCCAATGCCAAAAACGACACGGTACGCATTGCAAACACCTTGTAGGAAAGAAGAGCCAGGGCAAACCCGTCTACCCTGGCTGTGGAATGTTTCGGAACGAATGAGCCAGTCCTGCGTTATTCAAGTGGTCGCGATTCGCCACCGTTGATACTTCCTAGCGCTCCCCAAACGCCATAAGGACTTTGACCTGATGCGACTTGCGGCTGGGTCAAGTCGCCAGTGTCGATCGTTTCCGGAATGAAGCGCACCGAGGCGTCTGCCAACAACCCATTCACGCCGCCAGGATGATAGCTGGTCGGGGTAACCAAGGCGTCGTCTGTGTTTTCGCTCGTGCCTGACCAGCAAGACGGACTATTGGGTGGAAGAATGGTCGAAATGGAAGAGAACGGCGGAAGACGATCGTTCCAACGCTGAGATGCTCGATTGCTCGAACCGCCTGCGTATTCCCTGCGGTTCGTGGTCGAAACCTGATCGCGACACACGGTGGGATCGGAGGTGAAAGCCACCCCCGTAGCTTGCCCTTGAAGAACCAGTCTCGCATTGGTGCCTGTTGAACGTTCGGCCATCATCAACGTGTTGCTCGTACCATCGGTGATGTCGCGAAACTTCTTTTTCACCTTGTCGTCGAAGATCCCACGATGAGGATTGTCCGGCGTGTAAACGTCGGCGTAAGAATCACCGATCGAAAACTTGTAATTGCAAGGGGCGTTGCCGTTGCTGATGATCGAATCGCTGCTGCCGGGATCGGTAGGGCAGGCCAAAGCTTCCAAGCGGACATCCCATGGATCGAACGCATCCCACGGATAAGGTGCCGTCGCCAGGCCATGATTCTTGATCTGCTCGGCCAGCGCATTTTGTTCCAAAAACGGCAAGAGCGCGATCATCCCGCTGACACGGTCACTGTATGGACCTTCCAGACGTCCCTTCTTAGGAAAGTGCTGATAGGTGTCGTGATGATTGTGCAGCGCAAGCCCTAATTGCTTTAGCTTGTTCTGGCACTCCATACGACGAGCCGCTTCGCGTGCTTGCTGAACGGCTGGCAGTAACAGGGCGATCAACACACCGATGATGGCAATAACGACCAAGAGTTCGACCAGCGTGAAACCACGCTGACGATGCGAGTGGGACAACATAATCTGTTCCTATGGGGGTGACTCAGAAAGCAGAAGGAAGGATGGCTTTGCTAAGCAAAAAAGGCGGGCATGATCCATTGAGGTTGCCACAAGACAGTGGCGAAAGGATCAATGAACGATCAAACGCCCTAACATCGAGAGAGCGTTGATCGTTTTGCCATCCTATCTGAGACCGCAGAACACGGCAAGAATCTAAGGCGAACTTAGATTTATTATATTTTTAACGAAGAATATGTTGGCGCTGTGTATTTAACTAACTCGCGGCAAGCGAATCGATTACAGCTTTTCCATCATCTTCTTGGCGATTGAGCGTGCCTGACCGCGACCCGTCTTTTCCAGCTGATCGTAATCCTTCTGCAACTGGGCAGCCTTGTCAGGATCTTCTTCGCTGATGCGGGTAATGTTCTCTTGAATGGTCATCATCTCACTGCCAACTTGTCCCGAGTCGACGATGTACTGGAGGTCCTTACGAATCAGTTCGGACGGAGGTGTGGTGTTTTCTGGAACCGGGGTGCTGCCCGGGCCACACCCCACAAACGCAGAAACCAAGAAGCCAAGAAACGCCATTCGAAATAGCAGGGACATGAAATTGATCCTTGAAACAAATAGACAGCGGAAGAATTCAGGCAGGCAAAGCTTGGCAAGACGGATAACGAAAGCGGCGAACAAGTCTCCCTGTACGCCGCTGGTTTGAAATCATTTTGGATATCAATCACACGCCAGCCGAAGCTTCTTAACTAAGGCAGTTCGATTACCTGGCCATCACTGCGGCCACCAAAATTCTGCCAAGTTCTCAGATCGATGGTTTCAGGAATGAAACGGGCCGAAGCGTCACCGACTGCGACGAGAACGCCACCAGGGTGTCGGCTTCGCGGTGCATAGACCCCGTCCCGATCTGATGCGAATCCACTTCCGCTGGTTTGACAATTCGGGTATCGCCAATTGGGAGGAGCGAGCGTATTGAAGATGGTCTGAGATGGCAGGCCGGTAATCCAATACTGTCCGTTGGAACCATTGTGATCCGTGATCGCTTCACAAGCTTGACCGAACGTATCAAGATCGGCCTGGCTGGGAAACTGATTCCAGCTAACGGACGAACCCTTACGTGGTTCCGAAGAATTCCCGTTCATCAGGCTCGAACCATTGTTATCGCCGACGAGACCTTCCGACATCATGAGCGTGTTACTAAGGCCATCGGTGATGTCCCTCATAGCCGTCTCGACACCTGGCTGAGTGTGATCTTTTTGAGGTCCGCGAAACATCCCGTTTTGATTACCATGACTATCGTAGCTACGAGTTGCTCCCACGCTTACGCCATAGTTACAGCCAGGGCTGCCGGATGGGTATTCGCCATCCGATGGGCACAGGAATGCGTCAACCTTGGTGTTACGCTGGGCAACACTTTGCCAAATGATTCGGAATCGATCCGATGAATTGACAAGCTGATCATGCAGCGCGTTTTGCTCGATAAATGGGAGAATCTGAACCCACGCGCTGTACGCTCGGTACGTGTATCCGGGGTCGTCGGCGGGCGTGTATGCCGAGGCAGGAAACGAATTGTGGGTGTCGTGATAGTTGTGCATCGCCAAGCCAAGCTGCTTGAAGTTATTCGAGCAACTCATTCGCCGCGCGGCTTCACGGGCTTGCTGGACTGCGGGAAGTAAAAGGGCAATGAGAACGCCAATAATGGCGATCACGACCAGCAGTTCCACCAAAGTGAAAGCTGAACGTTTAGCGTTGGGCATGGCTAGGGTATCCAAGCGTGGGGAAGGGTGGGATAAAAAAATTGGCCCAGGAGGGCCAGTGGAATTTGGGGTAGGGATCATGACGAAAAACGTCAAAAATCTCCTTGAATACTAGACTTTATACCGCGAATTGTCAATTCAGCACCCCTCTCATAGACCCCTGGCCCAAGTCATAACTCCTTTCGCATCCGAGCCTTAAAGGCCCACCACGAATCGCATCAATATCGATTTACCTATCTGGCAAACCCAATACATGATCGAGTCGGCCCCCGCGAGCGGACCGACCACGAGCGTATGCCACGCCTACGAGCAGGCGTTTGCTACGAGCAGAGCAATCTCAAGATTGATCGGGGCGAAGAGCTTTGCTCGCTACTTCGCCTGGAACAAGAACGTTCCCTTCTTGTTGCCTGCGATGATGTCGACCTTGCCGTCGGTGTTCACGTCGTTCAGCGTGATCTGACGGCCCGTGCCGCTGTTGTCGTCGACGACGATCGGCTGGAAGCTTATCTGGTCTTGGTCCGAGCGAACCGTCTGGAAGACCACCAGCACAGCGGGATCTTTCGCACCGGGATCGTGGCCGTTGTGGGCCCAGTAGCACTTGCCGGTGACGATGTCCTTCAGGCCATCACCATTCATGTCGGCTAACTCCACCGCGTGAAGCTGACTGAAGACCAGTTCGCTGACCGACTTCTCTGGCGTACCCATGATTTCGTGCTGGGTGAATTGAATCTCGCCGTTGTCGCCCTTAGTTTGTTCGTGCCACACAAGACCGTAGCGATGGCCATGCAGGCTGGTCACGACATCGTTATCGCCATCTCCATCAAGGTCGTACGCATGGATGCCTGCTCCGCCGGGGGCGAAACGATAAGCGTGTTTCTTCCAAGGAGTCGTGCCGTCCCAGTTTTCCGGCTGTTCCCACCAACCCTCTGGCATAAGGAAGTCTTGTCGACCGTCTCCGTTGATGTCACCGACACCGAGCCCATGCTGGTAGCGGCCCCAACCTTGCTTTTCGGAAATGGGCGTCCACTCCCAACGCTGCGTCGGATCCTTCTCGCTGGGGTTGGCATAGCCGAGCTGACCTTCAAAGTGACAAATCAGTTCTGGCTTGCCATCTCCGGTGATATCCAGAAAGGCAGGAGCTTCGTTGTCGACCGCTGGAAATGCGAAGTGTTTCTTCCACGGCTCGCCTGATTGGCTGTTCTCGTACCAATGGGCTGGCGTGCCAGGCAAGCCGACGACCAGGACATCGTCGAAGCCATCGCCGTTGAAATCACCCACGTACGAGAAGAAGTTATCCGAGTAACCCCGGTCGTTGGGAAATGCCTTGCCATCGTAGAACGTGTGCTTGGTTTTAAAGTCAGGGCCGGCGAACCAATTGGGCCCGCAGACGATGTCGGTCTTGCCATCTTTGTTGAAGTCGCCAATCGAAGCACCTTCGGCGAAGTACTCTTCGGTCAGACGCGTCTTCTCGAAGTTTGGCTGCTTGGCTTCTTCAGCCAAAAGCGAACCAGTGCAAAGCAAGAGGGCAGGGGAGAGCAGTAGCAGGCGAGATAGCATGAGAAGGGGACTCCAGGCAGGCACAAGGGTTATCGACTTGAGGCCTTATTGTCCCACCCAACCGCTGACGTGTCACGCGATAATTTGCATGTTTTTATGACACGGGTAGAGCTAGTCTTCGCTGTGCGTACCGGCCTGGGCCTTTTCTTCGCGTAGCCGGCGTACTTCTTCCTCCAAAGCCCGGCGACTGGCGATTCGCTCGTCGCGCAGCGAGAGGAT includes:
- a CDS encoding sialidase family protein — protein: MKPITIAIIALLTLGFVASTTNAEPPKSQIALPPTPGNPRNSEGDVVQLKNGDVLLIYTHFFGGSGDHAKAHLASRISHDGGATWSKEDKIVVPNEGGLNVMSVSLLRLADGRLALFYLRKNAHDDCRPQMRISADEGKTWGEAVGVISDEDFGYYILNNDRVVQLNSGRLIAPVSQHVGPGMPKRNNAGAMLVYYSDDFGKSWKRSAAAPRPPKRNDRDVMTQEPGVVELKDGRLMMWCRTDAGSQFISVSEDNGATWSQLEPSNMQSPLSPATIERIPSTGDLLLIWNDHSDIDASLRGKRTPLKSAISKDDGKTWTHVKTLEDKPTGWYCYIALDFIDGHAVMAYCAGDRRENNGLAVTNTQRLPIAWFYE
- a CDS encoding DUF1559 family PulG-like putative transporter, which produces MLSHSHRQRGFTLVELLVVIAIIGVLIALLLPAVQQAREAARRMECQNKLKQLGLALHNHHDTYQHFPKKGRLEGPYSDRVSGMIALLPFLEQNALAEQIKNHGLATAPYPWDAFDPWDVRLEALACPTDPGSSDSIISNGNAPCNYKFSIGDSYADVYTPDNPHRGIFDDKVKKKFRDITDGTSNTLMMAERSTGTNARLVLQGQATGVAFTSDPTVCRDQVSTTNRREYAGGSSNRASQRWNDRLPPFSSISTILPPNSPSCWSGTSENTDDALVTPTSYHPGGVNGLLADASVRFIPETIDTGDLTQPQVASGQSPYGVWGALGSINGGESRPLE
- a CDS encoding DUF1559 domain-containing protein encodes the protein MPNAKRSAFTLVELLVVIAIIGVLIALLLPAVQQAREAARRMSCSNNFKQLGLAMHNYHDTHNSFPASAYTPADDPGYTYRAYSAWVQILPFIEQNALHDQLVNSSDRFRIIWQSVAQRNTKVDAFLCPSDGEYPSGSPGCNYGVSVGATRSYDSHGNQNGMFRGPQKDHTQPGVETAMRDITDGLSNTLMMSEGLVGDNNGSSLMNGNSSEPRKGSSVSWNQFPSQADLDTFGQACEAITDHNGSNGQYWITGLPSQTIFNTLAPPNWRYPNCQTSGSGFASDRDGVYAPRSRHPGGVLVAVGDASARFIPETIDLRTWQNFGGRSDGQVIELP
- a CDS encoding FG-GAP repeat domain-containing protein, with the protein product MLSRLLLLSPALLLCTGSLLAEEAKQPNFEKTRLTEEYFAEGASIGDFNKDGKTDIVCGPNWFAGPDFKTKHTFYDGKAFPNDRGYSDNFFSYVGDFNGDGFDDVLVVGLPGTPAHWYENSQSGEPWKKHFAFPAVDNEAPAFLDITGDGKPELICHFEGQLGYANPSEKDPTQRWEWTPISEKQGWGRYQHGLGVGDINGDGRQDFLMPEGWWEQPENWDGTTPWKKHAYRFAPGGAGIHAYDLDGDGDNDVVTSLHGHRYGLVWHEQTKGDNGEIQFTQHEIMGTPEKSVSELVFSQLHAVELADMNGDGLKDIVTGKCYWAHNGHDPGAKDPAVLVVFQTVRSDQDQISFQPIVVDDNSGTGRQITLNDVNTDGKVDIIAGNKKGTFLFQAK